AAAGTTCCAGAGCATGTTGTCAACGGGCTTTGGAAACACGGAATCATGTCCCAGCTGTTCGAAAGCGGCGAACCTATTATTGTCGACAGTATAGACTCTATTGGGCTAGGTAATCGACTGGCTGTGTCTGTTCGCAACAACAAGGAAATCCTTGGTTTCATTTGGGCACAGACAGATAAGGTCACCGTAACGACGGATCATTTGTCCACTATTCGCGAAGCAGCTCAAATGGTAGCCCAGCACCTCCAGCGCCAGCAGGCGAAGAAGCAGAAATCCGAAGAAAACGAAAAAGAATTCTTCTGGCAGTTATTGACCGGAGCCGCCACCAATTCAGAGGATATTCATAAACAGGCAAAGCGGTTTGGCCTTCATTTGTACGGTCAGCTTTGTGTTGCGGTCTTTGAATTTACAGAAGACACGAGCCAGTCCGTCGAGCGTCATGCCTATTATTTATCGGAGACACTGCAGCAGACAAAGATTATCAGCCGTATATTTGATGACCGCCAGCTCATCCTGCTTGTGAGAACCGACAACTTAGAAGATGCGAACAAAATGAGCCAGGCCTTCATTCGTGAATTCACACAAAAGATGAAGGAAAGGCTTGGATTTGAAGATTTAAAAGGTGCTTTCGGACTGGTCTAT
This sequence is a window from Bacillus sp. SB49. Protein-coding genes within it:
- a CDS encoding PucR family transcriptional regulator, encoding MKHSTRQHHPYKDMLDSPEGMADQIADNLGCPVTIEDANHHIVSYSKHESNVDDARTATIMRRKVPEHVVNGLWKHGIMSQLFESGEPIIVDSIDSIGLGNRLAVSVRNNKEILGFIWAQTDKVTVTTDHLSTIREAAQMVAQHLQRQQAKKQKSEENEKEFFWQLLTGAATNSEDIHKQAKRFGLHLYGQLCVAVFEFTEDTSQSVERHAYYLSETLQQTKIISRIFDDRQLILLVRTDNLEDANKMSQAFIREFTQKMKERLGFEDLKGAFGLVYDNPQSIKDSYKQALKVLELKEQFPVKLAEVDNYQDLGIYQFINELASLQKRENYKNDSLMRLKAYDEQNRSSLLETLKVFLEMNSNVHKAASHMHIHTNTLNYRLKRIREIGHIDFKDTNQKTMLYLDLLIQESEREDL